The proteins below are encoded in one region of Maribacter aestuarii:
- a CDS encoding alpha-ketoacid dehydrogenase subunit alpha/beta, giving the protein MDVSSKTSNDISFEDFKAQIISDYEIAFMSRACSLLGRKEVLTGKAKFGIFGDGKELPQLAMAKSFRNGDFRSGYYRDQTFMMALGFLKPKDFFHGLYATPDIDKEPMSAGRQMGGHFLTYSLNPDGSWKDLTKQKNSSADISCTAGQMPRLLGLAQASKLYRDLDYLDSSKFSNKGNEVAWGTIGNASTSEGMFWETINAAGVLQVPMVVSIWDDEYGISVPAKYHTTKEDISKILAGFQRDENHKGFEILKVKGWDYTALMHAYDNASDIARQEHVPVIIHVTELTQPQGHSTSGSHERYKDDKRLEWERDNDCNKRFKEWILESGIATSQELEELEKRIKRTVREAKKEAWAEFLEENLIEKKRLVQYINAASLKSPNKNFLTKIKNDLISIDEPIKKDLAVFARKSLRYLLGEKSSERDALISWLNNFMDVSQSKFSSHLYNETENRATNIKAIAPVYEEDLEKVDGRIILRDNFDKLFETYTNALVFGEDSGAIGDVNQGLEGLQEKYGALRISDTGIRETTIIGQGIGMALRGLRPIAEIQYLDYIFYAMATLTDDLATLLYRTQGKQKAPLIVRTRGHRLEGIWHSGSEMGGLIHLLRGMYILAPRNMTQAAGFYNTLMKSDEPALVIESLNGYRLKEKKPTNLGEFCTPIGVVETVKSGTDITLVSYGSTLRIVEKAAKELLEVGVDAEVIDAQTLLPFDIEHKVVESVKKTNRLLVIDEDVPGGCSAYLLNEIVEKQGAYIYLDSAPQTLSAKAHRPAYGTDGDYFSKPNSEDIFEKVYAIMHEANPEDFPNLY; this is encoded by the coding sequence ATGGACGTCTCTTCCAAGACCAGTAACGATATTTCCTTTGAGGACTTTAAAGCACAAATAATAAGCGACTATGAAATCGCCTTTATGAGTAGGGCATGTTCCTTATTAGGTAGAAAAGAGGTCCTGACAGGCAAAGCAAAATTCGGCATATTTGGTGATGGGAAGGAACTACCACAATTGGCTATGGCCAAATCCTTCAGGAATGGTGATTTTAGAAGTGGTTACTATCGTGATCAGACTTTTATGATGGCGCTTGGTTTCCTAAAACCAAAAGACTTCTTTCACGGATTGTACGCAACTCCGGATATTGACAAGGAACCCATGAGCGCAGGAAGGCAAATGGGTGGGCATTTTTTAACATATAGCCTAAATCCGGATGGTAGTTGGAAAGATTTGACCAAACAAAAGAATAGCAGCGCGGATATTTCCTGTACAGCCGGTCAAATGCCCAGACTATTAGGGCTTGCACAAGCCTCAAAACTATATCGTGATTTAGATTACCTGGATAGTAGCAAATTTTCCAACAAGGGCAACGAAGTAGCCTGGGGTACCATTGGCAACGCCAGCACCAGCGAAGGAATGTTCTGGGAAACCATTAATGCCGCAGGTGTTCTACAAGTACCAATGGTAGTAAGTATTTGGGACGACGAATACGGAATTTCCGTACCGGCAAAATACCACACTACAAAAGAAGATATCTCGAAGATACTAGCAGGGTTTCAAAGGGATGAGAACCATAAGGGTTTTGAAATACTTAAGGTAAAAGGTTGGGACTATACCGCCCTAATGCACGCATATGACAATGCTTCGGACATAGCACGTCAAGAACATGTTCCTGTAATTATACACGTAACCGAACTGACCCAGCCTCAAGGACATTCCACCTCAGGTTCCCATGAGCGCTATAAGGACGATAAACGCTTGGAATGGGAACGCGACAATGATTGTAACAAAAGGTTTAAAGAATGGATTCTAGAATCCGGCATTGCCACATCCCAAGAATTGGAAGAGCTAGAAAAACGAATAAAAAGAACCGTTAGGGAGGCAAAAAAAGAGGCTTGGGCAGAATTTTTAGAGGAAAATCTGATCGAGAAGAAAAGGCTTGTTCAATACATTAATGCCGCTTCCTTAAAAAGTCCAAATAAAAATTTCCTGACGAAAATCAAGAATGATCTCATCTCCATTGATGAGCCCATCAAAAAAGACTTGGCCGTTTTTGCCAGAAAATCTTTGAGGTACCTTTTAGGTGAAAAATCCAGCGAGAGAGATGCTTTGATTAGCTGGCTAAATAATTTTATGGATGTCTCACAATCCAAGTTCAGTTCGCACTTGTATAATGAAACTGAAAATCGTGCCACAAACATAAAAGCAATAGCACCTGTTTATGAGGAAGATTTAGAAAAAGTAGATGGCCGCATAATTTTAAGGGACAATTTTGATAAACTCTTCGAAACCTATACGAACGCTTTGGTTTTTGGTGAGGATAGCGGTGCCATTGGTGATGTAAACCAAGGACTGGAAGGTCTTCAAGAAAAGTATGGTGCCTTGCGAATTTCCGATACAGGCATAAGGGAAACAACGATAATTGGTCAAGGAATTGGAATGGCATTGCGAGGTTTACGACCCATTGCCGAAATCCAATATTTAGATTATATCTTCTATGCCATGGCCACATTAACCGATGACCTTGCCACACTTTTATACCGTACCCAAGGCAAACAAAAAGCTCCCTTAATCGTTAGGACAAGAGGTCATCGCCTAGAAGGTATTTGGCATTCGGGTTCAGAGATGGGTGGTCTCATTCATTTGCTGCGGGGAATGTATATTCTAGCACCTAGGAACATGACCCAGGCTGCCGGTTTTTATAATACGCTAATGAAGAGTGATGAGCCTGCCCTGGTTATTGAGAGTTTAAATGGCTACCGGCTTAAAGAAAAGAAACCGACCAACCTTGGTGAATTTTGTACCCCAATAGGAGTAGTAGAAACCGTAAAGAGCGGAACGGATATTACTTTGGTGTCTTACGGCTCCACGCTAAGAATTGTTGAAAAAGCTGCAAAAGAACTTTTGGAAGTAGGTGTTGATGCTGAAGTAATTGATGCCCAGACCCTTTTACCTTTCGATATTGAGCATAAGGTCGTAGAAAGTGTTAAAAAGACCAACCGTTTGTTGGTAATAGATGAAGATGTTCCTGGAGGATGCTCCGCGTATCTTCTTAATGAAATCGTCGAGAAGCAAGGTGCCTATATCTATTTGGACAGTGCTCCTCAAACTTTAAGTGCAAAAGCTCATAGGCCGGCTTATGGAACGGATGGCGATTATTTCTCCAAACCAAACAGTGAGGATATTTTTGAAAAGGTTTATGCCATAATGCATGAAGCCAACCCTGAGGATTTTCCTAATTTATACTAA